GCAAAGAAATTTATAGAAGTTCAAAAAGAGTTTGGAAGCTTCGATAAATATATATGGCATTTTACAAATAATGAAGTTTTATATAATAAACTAAATTATGATGATGCACTTCCAGCAGAAAATGAACTTTCAAAAACTGTAAGCAAAGATTTAATAAAAAGAGGCTTTAAGTTTGTAGGAAGCATTATAATATACAGCTACTTAGAAGCTATAGGTATTATTAATGACCATTATAAAGATTGCCCTTTTAAATAATAGTTTTTAAAATTATTTATCTTTTCCAGTAATAGCCTCTACTATATTAACCAAGTTTGAAATAGAGCGGTTAAAAT
The genomic region above belongs to Brachyspira sp. SAP_772 and contains:
- a CDS encoding DNA-3-methyladenine glycosylase I; amino-acid sequence: IKSLLILENMQAGLSWRCVLNKREAMREAFDNFDYKKISNYDEKKIASLLENKAIIRNKRKIEAMIINAKKFIEVQKEFGSFDKYIWHFTNNEVLYNKLNYDDALPAENELSKTVSKDLIKRGFKFVGSIIIYSYLEAIGIINDHYKDCPFK